One genomic region from Streptomyces sp. NBC_01431 encodes:
- a CDS encoding PRC-barrel domain-containing protein yields MQTDIDPRSLIGRKAYDRDGHKIGTVDEVYLDDATGAPEWAAVRTGLFSRDAFVPLEPSTLIDEALHIPYERSLIKDAPDFGVGRHLSPDQELQLYHHYGLDISAPDPGPPPPDRDFGRLANGES; encoded by the coding sequence GTGCAGACCGATATCGATCCGCGCAGCCTGATCGGCCGCAAAGCGTACGACCGCGATGGACACAAGATCGGGACGGTGGACGAGGTCTACCTCGATGACGCGACCGGCGCACCCGAGTGGGCCGCCGTACGCACCGGGCTGTTCAGCCGGGACGCCTTCGTACCCCTGGAGCCCAGCACCCTCATCGACGAGGCGCTGCACATCCCGTATGAACGCTCGCTGATCAAGGACGCCCCCGACTTCGGCGTGGGCCGCCATCTCTCCCCCGACCAGGAACTCCAGCTCTACCACCACTACGGTCTGGACATCTCGGCCCCCGATCCCGGGCCGCCGCCGCCCGACCGGGACTTCGGCCGGCTCGCGAACGGCGAATCCTGA
- the gcvP gene encoding aminomethyl-transferring glycine dehydrogenase — protein MTANRIPLSQLERGIPFEQRHIGPDAGAQAKMLAQVGYGSLDELTDAAVPDVIKSAGALGLPEARTEAEVLAELRRLADRNQVLAPMIGLGYYGTFTPPVILRNVMENPAWYTAYTPYQPEISQGRLEALLNFQTMVAELTGLPTSGASLLDEGTAAAEALALSRRVGKVKGGVFLIDADTLPQTVAVIQTRAEPTGVEVVVADLSDGIPAEIAERGVFGVLLQYPGASGQVRDLKPVIDAAHELGAIVTVAADLLALTLLASPGSLGADIAVGTTQRFGVPMGFGGPHAGFMAVQEKFARSLPGRLVGVSVDADGNKAYRLALQTREQHIRREKATSNICTAQVLLAVMAGMYAVYHGPDGLRQIAQRTHRYAVLLAEGLKAAGVEVAHGAYFDTLTVRVPGKAAQAVAAAREGGVNLHLVDADTVSIACDETTARDQLAAVWAAFGVDADIEALDAAAADTLPAALLRTDDFLTHPVFHQHRSETAMLRYLRKLADRDYALDRGMIPLGSCTMKLNATTEMEPVTWPEFGQIHPFAPVEQAAGYLTLIRELEERLAEVTGYDAVSIQPNAGSQGELAGLLAVRAYHRANGDTQRTVCLIPSSAHGTNAASAVMAGMKVVVVKTADDGEVDADDLRAKIEQYRDELSVLMITYPSTHGVFEEHVAEICGLVHEAGGQVYVDGANLNALVGLAKPGKFGGDVSHLNLHKTFCIPHGGGGPGVGPVGVRAHLAPYLPNHPLQPSAGPATGVGPISAAPWGSAGILPISWAYVRLMGGEGLKRATQVAVLAANYIAKRLEPHYPVLYTGPNGLVAHECIVDLRPLSKATGVSVDDIAKRLIDYGFHAPTMSFPVAGTLMIEPTESEDLTEIDRFCDTMIAIRGEIEKVASGAWPADDNPLANAPHTAAALGGEWNHAYSRQDAVFPAGVSAADKYWPPVRRIDGAFGDRNLVCSCPPLDEYDN, from the coding sequence ATGACCGCCAACCGCATTCCGCTCAGCCAGCTGGAGCGTGGCATCCCCTTCGAGCAGCGCCACATCGGGCCCGATGCCGGGGCCCAGGCGAAGATGCTCGCGCAGGTCGGCTACGGCTCGCTCGACGAGCTGACCGACGCCGCCGTGCCCGACGTGATCAAGAGCGCGGGTGCGCTGGGGCTGCCCGAGGCGCGGACCGAGGCCGAGGTGCTCGCCGAGCTGCGCCGGCTCGCGGACCGCAACCAGGTGCTCGCCCCGATGATCGGCCTCGGTTACTACGGCACGTTCACGCCGCCGGTGATCCTGCGCAACGTGATGGAGAACCCCGCCTGGTACACGGCGTACACGCCCTACCAGCCGGAGATCTCGCAGGGCCGCCTGGAGGCGCTGCTCAACTTCCAGACCATGGTCGCCGAGCTGACCGGCCTGCCCACCTCCGGCGCCTCGCTGCTCGACGAGGGCACCGCCGCCGCGGAAGCCCTGGCTCTCTCCCGCCGGGTCGGCAAGGTCAAGGGCGGGGTCTTCCTCATCGACGCCGACACCCTGCCGCAGACCGTCGCCGTGATCCAGACCCGCGCCGAGCCGACCGGCGTCGAGGTCGTCGTCGCCGACCTGAGCGACGGCATCCCGGCCGAGATCGCCGAGCGCGGCGTCTTCGGCGTACTGCTCCAGTACCCGGGCGCCTCCGGGCAGGTCCGCGACCTCAAGCCCGTCATCGATGCGGCCCACGAGCTCGGCGCGATCGTCACCGTCGCCGCCGACCTCCTCGCGCTCACCCTGCTCGCCTCGCCCGGCTCGCTCGGTGCGGACATCGCCGTCGGTACGACCCAGCGCTTCGGCGTCCCGATGGGCTTCGGCGGCCCGCACGCCGGGTTCATGGCCGTCCAGGAGAAGTTCGCCCGCTCCCTGCCCGGCCGCCTCGTCGGCGTCTCCGTCGACGCGGACGGCAACAAGGCCTACCGCCTGGCCCTGCAGACCCGCGAGCAGCACATCCGCCGCGAGAAGGCCACCAGCAACATCTGCACCGCCCAGGTGCTGCTCGCCGTGATGGCCGGGATGTACGCGGTCTACCACGGCCCGGACGGGCTGAGGCAGATCGCGCAGCGCACCCACCGGTACGCCGTGCTGCTCGCCGAGGGTCTCAAGGCCGCCGGCGTCGAGGTCGCCCACGGCGCGTACTTCGACACGCTGACCGTGCGCGTCCCCGGCAAGGCCGCCCAGGCCGTCGCCGCGGCGCGCGAGGGCGGGGTCAACCTGCACCTGGTCGACGCCGACACCGTCTCCATCGCCTGCGACGAGACCACCGCGCGGGACCAACTGGCAGCGGTCTGGGCCGCGTTCGGGGTCGACGCCGACATCGAGGCGCTGGACGCCGCGGCCGCCGACACGCTGCCCGCCGCCCTGCTGCGCACCGACGACTTCCTGACCCACCCGGTCTTCCACCAGCACCGCTCCGAGACCGCGATGCTGCGCTACCTGCGCAAGCTCGCCGACCGCGACTACGCGCTGGACCGCGGCATGATCCCGCTCGGCTCCTGCACCATGAAGCTGAACGCGACGACCGAGATGGAGCCGGTGACCTGGCCCGAGTTCGGCCAGATCCACCCCTTCGCGCCGGTCGAGCAGGCCGCCGGCTACCTCACGCTCATTCGTGAGCTGGAGGAGCGGCTCGCCGAGGTCACCGGGTACGACGCGGTGTCCATCCAGCCCAACGCCGGCTCCCAGGGCGAACTCGCGGGCCTCCTCGCGGTCCGCGCCTACCACCGCGCCAACGGCGACACCCAGCGCACCGTCTGCCTCATCCCGTCCTCCGCGCACGGCACCAACGCCGCGAGCGCCGTGATGGCCGGCATGAAGGTCGTCGTCGTCAAGACCGCCGACGACGGCGAGGTCGACGCCGACGACCTGCGCGCCAAGATCGAGCAGTACCGCGACGAGCTCTCGGTGCTGATGATCACCTACCCGTCCACGCACGGTGTCTTCGAGGAGCACGTCGCCGAGATCTGCGGTCTGGTCCACGAGGCCGGCGGTCAGGTGTACGTCGACGGCGCCAACCTCAACGCCCTGGTGGGGCTCGCCAAGCCCGGCAAGTTCGGCGGCGACGTCTCGCACCTCAACCTGCACAAGACCTTCTGCATCCCGCACGGCGGCGGCGGCCCCGGCGTCGGCCCGGTCGGTGTGCGCGCCCACCTCGCGCCGTACCTGCCGAACCACCCGCTTCAGCCCAGCGCCGGTCCCGCGACGGGCGTCGGCCCGATCTCGGCCGCGCCGTGGGGCTCGGCGGGCATCCTGCCGATCTCGTGGGCGTACGTACGTCTCATGGGCGGCGAGGGCCTCAAGCGTGCGACCCAGGTCGCCGTGCTCGCCGCGAACTACATCGCCAAGCGCCTGGAGCCGCACTACCCCGTGCTCTACACCGGCCCGAACGGGCTCGTCGCGCACGAGTGCATCGTTGACCTGCGCCCGCTGTCGAAGGCGACCGGCGTCAGCGTCGACGACATCGCCAAGCGTCTGATCGACTACGGCTTCCACGCGCCGACCATGTCGTTCCCGGTGGCCGGCACGCTGATGATCGAGCCCACCGAGTCCGAGGACCTCACCGAGATCGACCGGTTCTGCGACACCATGATCGCGATCCGCGGCGAGATCGAGAAGGTCGCCTCCGGCGCCTGGCCGGCCGACGACAACCCGCTCGCCAACGCCCCGCACACCGCGGCAGCGCTCGGCGGCGAGTGGAACCACGCCTACAGCCGCCAGGACGCCGTCTTCCCGGCCGGTGTGTCGGCCGCCGACAAGTACTGGCCGCCGGTCCGCCGCATCGACGGCGCCTTCGGCGACCGCAACCTGGTCTGCTCCTGCCCGCCGCTGGACGAGTACGACAACTGA